In Heteronotia binoei isolate CCM8104 ecotype False Entrance Well unplaced genomic scaffold, APGP_CSIRO_Hbin_v1 ptg000754l, whole genome shotgun sequence, the following are encoded in one genomic region:
- the LOC132590788 gene encoding phospholipid-transporting ATPase ABCA1-like encodes MLVAILVMFALSFVPASFVLFLIEERVSNAKHLQIVSGMKPWVYWLGNFAWDMCNYLIPAVLVVLIFLYFQQKSYVSLANLPTLILLLLLYGWSMTPLMYPASYLFSVPSTAYVTLTGINLLISIVTSTTTFTLDAIPNKRLKKINSVLKVVFLVFPQYCLGEGLIIMSMSQDTADTFERFGE; translated from the exons ATGCTGGTTGCCATCCTTGTGATGTTCGCCTTGTCCTTCGTCCCCGCCAGCTTCGTCCTCTTCCTCATCGAGGAGCGGGTCAGCAACGCCAAGCACCTGCAGATCGTCAGTGGCATGAAACCCTGGGTCTATTGGCTGGGCAACTTTGCCTGGGACATG TGCAATTATCTCATCCCAGCTGTTCTAGTGGTCCTCATCTTCCTCTACTTCCAGCAGAAGTCCTATGTGTCCCTGGCTAACCTCCCAACCCtgattttgctgctgctgctctatGG ATGGTCCATGACACCTCTCATGTACCCAGCGTCCTACCTCTTCAGCGTCCCCAGCACGGCTTATGTCACCCTGACGGGCATCAACCTCTTAATCAGCATCGTCACCAGCACAACTACTTTCACCCTTGATGCCATTCCAAATAAG AGACTGAAGAAGATCAACAGCGTCCTGAAGGTGGTCTTCCTGGTCTTTCCCCAATACTGCCTGGGCGAGGGATTGATCATCATGTCGATGAGCCAAGACACGGCTGATACCTTTGAGAGGTTTGGTGAGTGA